The DNA sequence CTGGTACGCTCGCGTCAAAGCAGCGTTGCATATCAAATTTTAGTATGCACCGTAACTCTGTAAATCATTCAATCTACAGGTTAGGCACATCTAACTCATGGGTGCATTATACGGTCTGATTCTGTAAAAATCAAGCGAAAAATGTGATAGAAATTCTCAATAAATTCGACCGTTTTTTGTTGACGGAAAAGGCTTCTGCATGGTATTTTTATAAATGGTTAGCAGGAACTAACTAAAAATCTTGTGAATAAATCGTGTGGCTCCATTCTGTATGCATCCCTGACTGCTGAAAACAGGGTATGTACCCGGATGCAATGACGGATCCGGGACAGAAGCTGTCACCAGAAAGAAGGATCAAAGCATGATGAATTATTTAGAAATCGAAAAAGTAATTGGACGAGAGATTATTGACTCAAGAGGAAATCCTACAGTAGAAGCAGAAGTTATTCTTGCAGATGGTACTGTCGGACGTGGAGCTGCTCCAAGTGGTGCATCAACAGGTGAGTTTGAAGCATTAGAGCTTCGTGATGGTGATAAGAATCGTTTTGGCGGTAAGGGCGTTCAGAAAGCTGTTGAAAATATCAACACAAAAATTAATGACGTATTAGTTGGAATGGATGCATCTGATACATATGCTGTAGATCAGGCAATGATCAAGGCAGACGGAACAAAGGACAAGTCAAATCTGGGTGCAAATGCAATCCTTGCTGTATCAATCGCAGCAGCAAGAGCAGCAGCTATTTCACTGGATGTACCTTTATATCGTTTCTTAGGCGGTGTAAGCGGAAACAGACTTCCGGTTCCTATGATGAACATTATCAATGGTGGATGTCATGCATTATCATCCGGTCTGGATGTTCAGGAGTTCATGATCATGCCGGTTGGTGCTCCTTCATTCAAAGAGTGTCTCAGATGGTGTGCAGAGGTATTCCATGCACTTCAGGCTATCTTAAAGGAAAGAGGACTTGCTACATCAGTTGGTGATGAAGGTGGATTTGCACCTGCACTTGCATCTGATGAAGAAGCAATCGAGACAATTCTCGAGGCAGTAAAGAAAGCCGGATATGAACCGGGTAAGGACTTCAAGATTGCTATGGATGCAGCTTCATCCGAGTGGAAGACAGGCAAGGTTGGCGAGTACAAGCTGCCAAAGGCCGGTACAGTATATACATCAGAAGAGCTGATCGCTCACTGGAAGAGACTGGTTGAGAAGTACCCGATCATCTCCATCGAAGATGGTCTGGATGAAGAAGACTGGGAAGGCTGGAAGAAGCTTACAGCAGAACTTGGCGACAAAGTACAGTTAGTTGGTGACGACCTTTTCGTTACAAATACAGAGAGACTTGCAAAGGGTATCGAGCTTGGCTGTGGTAACAGTATCCTGATCAAATTAAACCAGATCGGTTCTGTATCAGAGACATTGGAAGCGATCAAGATGGCTCACAAGGCCGGATACACAGCTATCTCATCTCACAGATCAGGCGAGACAGCAGATACAACGATCGCAGATCTTGCAGTTGCTTTAAATACCTGCCAGATCAAGACCGGTGCACCATCCAGATCTGAGCGTGTAGCTAAGTACAACCAGCTCTTAAGAATCGAAGAAGAGCTTGGTGCTTCAGCCGTATATCCGGGTATGAAAGCCTTCAATGTAAAATAATTATTGTCATATATTTTCCTCAAAAAAAATATGAATAAATGGTATGGGAGACGTAAGTTTTGCGTCTCCTATATTTTTTATCGCACTTTGTGGAGAAGTAGTTAATTGCTTCGCGTTTCCGCGCAGGTGCGAAAGAGTCACTTGTGACTCTTTATTAGGCGAAATGTTGAAAATAGCAGATAAATTCCGGTAAAAAATAAATCTCGATTTAGAAGAAAAAAGGAATTAGCGTATAGCGTGTTTGCTGTTTGAATGGTATAATTTTTATCAGTGTAAAACATATATTACCGAGAATTTACAGACTGGAATAGTGGAAGAAAACTGCCGGTTGGAAAGGCTGTATTATAGATGAAAAAAATTGAATTTTTACTGTTCTTCGGGGTACTTTTTGGTACATTGCTTACCGGCTGCTCATCTGAGAAGGAGTCAGCAGGAGCTATGAACAATGGAACGACAGAAGCGGCGCATGTCACGGAAGATGTGACCACAGAAGAACAGGAAGTAACGACAGAGAAGACGGAATTTGGAAAACAGAGATTAGAAGCAGTACCGGACAGACCTGCTTCCGATAAAACACAGACCGAGACTGTATCTGAAGAAGAATCAGATGAGGCAGAGCTGGATGGAGAAGGTGAAACTTCGGTATCAAAGAAAAGTGATGACTGGAAGACTGCATATGTTGATTATCTGGAACATGTGTCAGATACAGAGGGACAGCAAGGGTATACGCTGATTTACCTGGACAATGATGATATACCGGAGCTGGTAGAAGTAGGAAAGTCGGAGGCATCCGGTGTCCGTATTGTAAACTATTCAAATGGCTCCGTTCATGTAAACGGATTGAACCGTTTGTACTTTACTTACATAGAAGGAAAGAATCTCCTTTGCAATTCGGATGGGCTGATGGATTCCTATTATGACTATATTTACAGTATTGTTGATGGAGAGTTGACCTTGGTTGCACAGGGGCATTATGGAGCGAAGGATGGAACCGGGCTGAGATTTGATAAGAATGGGATGCCGATTTACACATATGACTGGAACGGAGAAGATGTCAGCGAAGATGAGTATAATGCTGACTTTGCACAAGTCTATGACAGTTCGGCAGCAACAGAAGGCTATGATACGGATAAGCTGGAGTCGATCAAAGAGGTTATAGATGATATAGAGACAAAGTAAGATAAATGGGGAGAATAAGATGAATAATATACGAGTGCTTTTTATCGTAGCGGCACTTCCGGCATTATTGTTGCTTGGATTTATATATTACAGGGATCGCAAAGAGAAACCGCCGGTTAAGTTGATGATTCTACTTTTGGCGACCGGTGCAGCAACTACTGTTCCGGCAGCTATCGTAGAGTTTATAGGTCAGGCATTTGTCATGGGTGATTCAGATGATTTGGGACTTCGTCTGCTTATCTTCTGTTTCTTTGTTATAGCTGTAGCCGAGGAATTAGGTAAATATCTGGTTACGATATGTATCACATGGAAAAGTAAGGAGATGCAGCATAGCTATGATGGCGTGATTTATGCCGTATGCTCTTCATTGGGATTTGCAATTCTGGAAAATGTGTTATATGTATATCAGGGTGGACTACTGACCGGAATTATGAGGGCGTTTACAGCGATTCCCCTTCATTGTACGGTCGGTGTTGTGATGGGAGCATTATATGCAAAGGCGAGAGAAGAAGCATATGCCGGTGACAGAGGCGGAATGATCGGTTACATGGCATGGGCGTATCTTGTGCCGGTATGTATTCATGGGGCATATGATTACGCGATCATGGCGGCTTCTTATGGTTTAATTGCAGAAGGATGGATTTATGTCATTCTGATAGGGGCATATATTATATCTGTTGTGTTGATTCTGGTATGTTCCAATCATGATCACAGAATTGACGGCAGACCTGAGACAGCTGATTATGGATTCTATCGAACCGAATACCGCAGGCCGGGCAGAAGCTATTATTATCAGACTCAGCAGGCAAATCCGATGGGCTATCCGCAGAATCAGGGTTATCCGGGAAATACCGCATACCCGCAGAATCAGGGTTATCCCGGAAATAATGCATATGTGTCGAATCAGTATTATACGGGTAATACAGTGAATCCACAGAATAACGGATATGCAGGAAATACCTCATATCCACAAAACCAGAGTTATATGGGTAATGCGATGAATCCACAGAATCAGGGTTATACCGGAAATAATGCATATGTGTCGAATCAGTATTATACGGGTAATACAGTGAACCCAAAGAATACCGGATATATCGGAAACACATCATATCCGCAAAATGCCGGAGTAAATCCATATCGTAGATCAGACACAGCAGCAGATCAGACACCAAATTCAACAACACCATACAGTGTGAATTCATATAATGGACAGATGTATTCATCATATAATGAACAGGAAGATAACTATAATATGAGATAGACCGAATATGCCGAACGTTTTAACGGAAATCGCATAAGCTATAATGAGCACAAAAATTATTTGCTCGTAAGAAGTTAAATCGCTTGCTTATCAGGGGGTGAAAGCATGAGATTTCACAATATACCCGTTCGCGATATCATGCAGGAGGCAGTTCGTTATGGCGGGGTGATCGTGGATGTTCGAACAGAAGAAGAATTCCTGAGAGGGCATATACCGATGGCTGTTAATGTGCCATTATCCGAGATTCAGTGTGGCAATTATAATCTTCCAAAACATAAAGTATTACTCACATATTGTCAGTACGGAGGCAGTAGCGCACTGGCGGCAAGAATACTGACACAGGCAGGTTACAGAGTGATCAATACAGTTGGTGGAATTGTACAGTATAAGGGTGCATTGACCAAAAACCGCTGACAGAGGTGAGGCAAACCATTATGGCAAACAGGAAAACGTGGTTTGAATATGAGAATAACAGAATAAATAGATCCCGGACATGACGGAGTATATTAAGAAAAGTACATGTCCGGGATTTTTTATTTAATTTACTTGTGGTGGCAGGGGGAAGTATGTATAATATGGTCAGGGAAATTTGGTGGATAGCATAAGATATCCCTGGGTATTTATTTCAGAAAAGAAAGGATATAGGGTAAATGAGAAAAAAATTTTTAGCAACAATCGTTGCGGTAGGGCTTGTTGCAGTAGCAGCATTTGCAGGGGCAAATGGGCTGACAGAGACACAGGCGGCATGTGAACATTCACAGGTGAAGGATGGAACCTGTGTGGATTGTAATGATCCGGTAGAATGCATTGAGGTAGAGGATGCAAGCGGAACAGCAAAGGGAACCTATTCTAAACTGGAAGATGCAGCGGCGGCAGCCGGAAATGGTGATATACTGAAGCTTCTATATAATTGTGAGAGTACATCAGCATATATTGATGCGGGAAATAAGAATCTTACAATTGATCTGAATAAAAAGAAATTAAAGGCTGTTCATTTTGAGATTATGGGTTCTCTTGTGATAGAAAATGGAGAATATAGTGGCTATATCAGGAATGCAGCGACAGGGAATGAACATACATTAACATTTGAAAATGTGAGAGCAGATCTTACGCAGCTTGGATGGTATGCAAAGGGTGGCCTTAAACTGGTAAACAGTAATATAGAACAGCAACATGATGGTGCAACATTTACAGAATGGTGGCTTGAAAAGCTGCAGATGGATCAGACATCTGTTTATAAGATTACAAATTCGCCAAGCGGACTAAGCAATTATGGGTTGCTTTCATTAGATGAAGCTGTGGGCGGTATTGAGGAATTTCTTCCGGCCGGATACACATTGGATGGACAGCCGAATTCCTATAATACGATATTAGATGAAACAGGCACAAAGGCGAGAAGTGTAGAGCTTCGTTACCGCAGACTGACAGATGCGAAAGTATCCGTATCCATCGATCCGACTTCGTATGTGTATGATGGAACAGCAAAGGAACCAACAGTGACGGTGGCATATGACGGCAAGAAGCTGATAGCAGGAACGGATTATACCTGTATATTTTCAGATAATATCAATGTCGGAACAGCAAGTGTTAAGATAACAGCAAAGAGCAAGACCTATCACGGAGAGATCGTAAAGAATTATACGATCGAGAAAGCACCACAGGCAGCACCGACAGGGCTGACAGCAGTTAATGAAAGTGCAACAGGAAAGAAAGACGGATCTGTTGCGAATGCCGCAGCGACAATGGAATATTCTACAGACCAGACTACATGGACGGCTGTAACAGGAACAGTTGTAAATGGTCTTGCAGCAGGCGATTATTTTGTAAGATATAAAGAGTCCGCAAACTATTATGCATCACCGTCCGCAAAGGTAACAGTCGGTCTGGCAGCTTCTAATACAACAGAAGCATCTACAACAGAGAGTGCTACTACAGAAAGTGTTACAACGGAGAATACTACAACAGAAACAGCTTCCAGTGAAGATACCACGACAGAAGATGCGACGGATGAGGAAGAAACGGAAGATGTGGATACCGAGGATGAGACAACAGAGGTTCTTCATGAGGATGAGACAGAAGCAACCGGTGAT is a window from the Lachnospiraceae bacterium GAM79 genome containing:
- the eno gene encoding phosphopyruvate hydratase; translation: MNYLEIEKVIGREIIDSRGNPTVEAEVILADGTVGRGAAPSGASTGEFEALELRDGDKNRFGGKGVQKAVENINTKINDVLVGMDASDTYAVDQAMIKADGTKDKSNLGANAILAVSIAAARAAAISLDVPLYRFLGGVSGNRLPVPMMNIINGGCHALSSGLDVQEFMIMPVGAPSFKECLRWCAEVFHALQAILKERGLATSVGDEGGFAPALASDEEAIETILEAVKKAGYEPGKDFKIAMDAASSEWKTGKVGEYKLPKAGTVYTSEELIAHWKRLVEKYPIISIEDGLDEEDWEGWKKLTAELGDKVQLVGDDLFVTNTERLAKGIELGCGNSILIKLNQIGSVSETLEAIKMAHKAGYTAISSHRSGETADTTIADLAVALNTCQIKTGAPSRSERVAKYNQLLRIEEELGASAVYPGMKAFNVK
- a CDS encoding rhodanese-like domain-containing protein; translation: MRFHNIPVRDIMQEAVRYGGVIVDVRTEEEFLRGHIPMAVNVPLSEIQCGNYNLPKHKVLLTYCQYGGSSALAARILTQAGYRVINTVGGIVQYKGALTKNR
- a CDS encoding PrsW family intramembrane metalloprotease, which gives rise to MNNIRVLFIVAALPALLLLGFIYYRDRKEKPPVKLMILLLATGAATTVPAAIVEFIGQAFVMGDSDDLGLRLLIFCFFVIAVAEELGKYLVTICITWKSKEMQHSYDGVIYAVCSSLGFAILENVLYVYQGGLLTGIMRAFTAIPLHCTVGVVMGALYAKAREEAYAGDRGGMIGYMAWAYLVPVCIHGAYDYAIMAASYGLIAEGWIYVILIGAYIISVVLILVCSNHDHRIDGRPETADYGFYRTEYRRPGRSYYYQTQQANPMGYPQNQGYPGNTAYPQNQGYPGNNAYVSNQYYTGNTVNPQNNGYAGNTSYPQNQSYMGNAMNPQNQGYTGNNAYVSNQYYTGNTVNPKNTGYIGNTSYPQNAGVNPYRRSDTAADQTPNSTTPYSVNSYNGQMYSSYNEQEDNYNMR